The Musa acuminata AAA Group cultivar baxijiao unplaced genomic scaffold, Cavendish_Baxijiao_AAA HiC_scaffold_243, whole genome shotgun sequence genome window below encodes:
- the LOC135657272 gene encoding uncharacterized protein LOC135657272 translates to MPELRISKKHHKHINNPFPSTLKCLPFIHGGLSFSPHKISQDQSYQIGEDFQLAWSCRNGGCLSISHRSQPNRSIWSTIPGEAFISAAAVQTQVEESRGSFAIKDGDVLFICKHQSVEEIRVLYETDIEENAEDDNLLSGFSNSNNKGTPESFNKSYSPILMITGRLFSKKTNILPKKSLYLGKKKIRFGWARKPSFVARYWFLLEQRSSNQIGFSVKFGEYDKKLSPSVTKRRILQGSSWKLIRMQRQCIAYISRQRGFVALSSQDEQGEEQVVTEFNKVFITYASDKDEKFYGFGEQFSHMEFKGKRVPIIVQEQGIGRGDQPITFAANLISYRSGGDWSTTYAPSPFYMTSKMRSLYLEGYNYSAFDLTKPDRVQIQIYGNYAQGRILNGYSPVELIETYTETIGRPPVLPNWIISGAVVGMQGGTEAVHRVWDQLQDHDVPISAFWLQDWVGKRETVIGSQLWWNWEVDTCHYAGWRELVNDLRTHDIRVMTYCNPCLVPTDDKPNKYKNLFEEAKSLGILVKDKTQGTYMIPNTAFDVGMLDFTHPATSSWFKKILREMVDTGVRGWMADFGEGLPLDAHLYSDEDPFEAHNRYPELWAKVNREFVDDWAATCHGKEKEDPEENLVFFMRAGFRGSPKWSMLFWEGDQMVSWQANDGIKSSVTGLLSSGLSGFAFNHSDIGGYCTVDMPIIRYRRSEELLMRWMELNAFNVVFRTHEGNKPSSNCQFYSNRNTLAHFARCAKIYKAWKFYRIQLVKEAAQRGLPVARHLFLHYPDDKHVHSLTYQQFLVGTDILVVPVLDKAKKEVKAYFPMAGGCSWQHIWTGKIFTRPFNHPGHNQGFEAWVDAPIGYPAVFVKCGSHIGEAFLRNLKALNIL, encoded by the exons ATGCCAGAGTTGAGGATCTCCAAGAAGCACCACAAGCACATCAACAATCCCTTTCCTTCCACCCTAAAGTGCCTGCCTTTCATCCATGGAGGACTCTCCTTCAGTCCACACAAGATTTCACAAGACCAGAGTTATCAGATTGGGGAGGATTTCCAGCTTGCTTGGAGCTGCAGAAATGGTGGCTGCCTTTCGATCTCGCACCGATCTCAGCCTAACAGGAGCATATGGTCTACGATCCCAGGAGAGGCCTTCATATCTGCTGCAGCTGTCCAGACTCAGGTGGAGGAGAGCAGAGGCTCTTTCGCTATTAAGGATGGTGATGTTCTTTTCATCTGCAAGCACCAGTCTGTGGAAGAAATAAGGGTCCTTTATGAGACGGACATTGAAGAGAATGCTGAAGATGATAATCTCTTATCTGGGTTTTCAAACTCAAACAATAAAGGAACTCCTGAATCATTCAATAAGTCTTACTCCCCGATTCTGATGATCACAGGAAGGCTCTTCAGTAAGAAGACTAACATACTTCCTAAGAAAAGCTTGTACCTGGGGAAGAAAAAAATCAGATTTGGATGGGCTAGGAAACCTTCATTTGTTGCTAGATACTGGTTTTTGCTTGAACAGAGGAGCAGCAATCAAATTGGTTTTTCTGTAAAGTTTGGTGAATATGATAAGAAATTGAGCCCAAGTGTAACAAAAAGAAGAATTCTACAGGGCTCAAGCTGGAAACTAATCCGAATGCAGCGTCAATGCATTGCATACATCTCAAGGCAAAGAGGTTTTGTTGCACTCTCATCACAGGATGAGCAAGGAGAAGAGCAAGTGGTTACAGAATTCAATAAAGTTTTCATCACATATGCGAGTGACAAAGATGAAAAGTTCTATGGTTTTGGGGAGCAGTTCTCCCATATGGAGTTCAAAGGAAAGAGGGTGCCTATAATTGTCCAAGAGCAAGGTATTGGAAGAGGAGATCAACCCATCACCTTCGCAGCCAATCTGATTAGTTACAG ATCAGGAGGTGATTGGAGTACGACATATGCCCCTTCACCATTCTACATGACCTCCAAAATGAGATCCCTTTATCTTGAAGGATACAATTATTCAGCTTTTGATCTCACAAAGCCTGATAGAGTACAGATTCAG ATATATGGAAATTATGCTCAAGGAAGAATACTGAACGGATATTCACCTGTTGAACTAATTGAAACCTATACAGAAACCATAGGGAGACCTCCAGTGCTTCCAAACTGGATTATTTCTGGTGCTGTTGTCGGGATGCAGGGAGGCACAGAAGCTGTCCACAGAGTGTGGGATCAATTACAGGATCATGATGTTCCTATTTCAGCATTTTGGTTGCAG GACTGGGTTGGCAAGAGGGAaacagtaattgggtcacaattatGGTGGAACTGGGAAGTTGATACCTGCCATTATGCTGGATGGAGAGAGCTAGTCAACGATCTTCGTACTCATGATATTAGAGTCATGACCTACTGCAACCCCTGCCTTGTTCCA ACTGATGACAAGCCAAACAAATACAAGAATCTGTTTGAAGAAGCTAAGAGTTTAGGCATCTTAGTAAAAGATAAAACACAAGGAACATACATGATACCGAACACGGCTTTTGATGTGGGAATGTTGGATTTTACACATCCTGCAACAAGTAGTTGGTTCAAGAAAATTCTACGCGAAATGGTGGATACTGGAGTAAGAGGTTGGATGGCCGATTTTGGTGAAGGATTACCTTTAGATGCTCACCTCTATTCAG ATGAAGACCCCTTTGAAGCTCATAACAGATACCCTGAACTTTGGGCTAAGGTCAACAGGGAATTTGTAGATGATTGGGCAGCAACCTGTCATGGAAAGGAGAAGGAAGATCCAGAAGAAAACTTAGTCTTTTTCATGAGGGCTGGCTTCAGAGGTAGCCCTAAGTGGTCTATGTTGTTTTGGGAGGGTGATCAAATGGTAAGTTGGCAGGCTAATGATGGAATAAAGAGTAGCGTAACAGGTTTGCTGAGCAGTGGCCTCTCAGGTTTTGCCTTCAACCATAGTGATATTGGAGGCTACTGTACAGTAGACATGCCTATCATCAGGTACCGTCGAAGCGAAGAACTTCTCATGCGCTGGATGGAATTAAATGCATTCAATGTAGTATTCCGGACACATGAA GGAAACAAGCCATCGTCCAATTGCCAGTTTTACTCTAACAGAAACACATTAGCTCATTTTGCACGCTGTGCCAAGATATACAAAGCTTGGAAATTCTACCGAATCCAACTTGTAAAG GAGGCAGCTCAGAGAGGCTTGCCTGTTGCTAGGCATCTATTCCTCCACTATCCAGATGACAAGCATGTACATAGCTTGACATACCAGCAGTTCTTAGTTGGGACAGATATACTGGTAGTTCCTGTCCTTGACAAAGCCAAAAAGGAAGTCAAGGCCTATTTCCCTATGGCAGGTGGGTGTTCCTGGCAACACATTTGGACAGGAAAGATCTTCACCAGGCCTTTCAATCACCCAGGGCATAATCAAGGGTTTGAAGCCTGGGTTGATGCTCCCATTGGCTACCCAGCTGTGTTTGTAAAGTGCGGTTCCCACATAGGAGAAGCATTTTTAAGAAACTTAAAAGCTCTTAACATACTATAG